The following DNA comes from Scyliorhinus canicula chromosome 26, sScyCan1.1, whole genome shotgun sequence.
TGCAGCTCAGACTGTCTGACGGTGGAAGCCAATGCACTGGCCGTGTGGAGGTTTATTACAATAAGAGCTGGGGCTCAGTTTGTGATGATTCCTGGGATTTAACCGACGCTGACGTGGTTTGCAAACAGCTGGATTGTGGCAATGCATTGGAGATGTCGATTACTGCTTCTTGTGAGCCGGACTCAGGCCCAGTTTGGTTGGACGATCTAAAGTGTTCCGGTAACGAGTCGtttctctggaactgtccctcagCATCATGGGGCAACCACGACTGCTCCCACAAGGAAGATGTGAGGATCATGTGTTCAGGTAAGGATGCAGTCAACGTGTGGATTGGCTGAGGCTTCACACGGATGATATTACACTGAATTACATAGAAACAAAGGTACAGAATCGGGCCTTGCCACTAATCTGGTTTGCGTGATATTTGTACTGTACGTTAGAATCAGCTTGCAATACCCCCCTCTAACTCTATCTGCCTACCCTTATATTCTCTTTCCCCTCCTGTAATTGTCTAATTTTACCTCGAGCACAGCGATTCTAATCGACCCAACTGATGTAACGCGTCTAAGTTGCACCAGCTCAGCAGGGTCTGGGCGAAGACATACAGATTCTGCTGACTTTCCTCATGCAATGATTCATTGCATATTTCTGATCCAAACGTTAGACTCTAAGACTGGATAAGTGATTAGCGCCACTATATCACCAGATCTCTTTGCTGCCACATATCATTCAGGCTCTCATTATCTCAGCAGTCTGTGGCATCTTTATTCGCTGACAAAAATTCACCACTTTAGACTTTTCTGgaggaaaattaattgtcagtaGGCATGTCATTTTCTGCTGGTTAATTCACATTTTCTTCTATCAAGGAGCACTCCCTCTTTCTTTTAACTATACTGGACAATTTACGGTCATTAAAATAATTGGAGATTATATTTATCCCCCAAGTCCAAAGGGTTCATCTAAATGTGGACCAGCACTGGCCATAATGGCGTGTAGAACCCCAACCACCATTGTAATCAGTATTCTGTTTATTCTGCCACTGATTCCCTTACTCTACATACTCTGGCCTCAGTCATGGTCTAATGTGTTCAACCTTCATTTTGAAAATTCACGTTTATTTCCTAGCTATCTTTCTGTAACTTCTTCAATTAATGCAATAAGATTCAATATGTACAATCTAAATCCTTGTTGATTTATGGATTCCAGATGTTTTCTATTATATTTTTGAAATAAGTATCGCCAATCAGTGAACATAAACTACAGAATGTGTTGAACATTGCAGCATGAAGAGTTATCAATCGGGATATTTCTTATTTCATTGACAGACCACAAGGACCTGAGACTGGTGAATGGAGGTCACcgctgtgaggggagagtggaaaTCTTCTACAATGGGAGTTGGGGAACAGTGTGCTCGGATATACTGCGCTCAAATGATGCAAAAGTGATCTGTAAACAGTTACAGTGTGGCAGCGTCCAATCTATTCAGTTTGGGGCTGGGATGTTCGGAGAAGGAAGCGGACCTATCCGACAGAGCGAAATGGGGTGCACTTCACAGGAGTCGAGCATTTGGCAGTGTGTGTCAGACTCACAGGGAGTAAATGGCTGTAATCACCGGGATGATGCCGGTGTTGTTTGTTCAGGTAACACACAGCAAAACTCGGAATGTTCTGGCGTCATTTCAAACATTGTTCACCAATGCAGTCAGCAAATTTCTCTTCTTAACAGGAGCCAACGTAACGAATGAGCCGCCCCATAGTTCAATGGACTGCCCTCCAGCATCAGGTACTTACTGCTATTTGATATACCGAATAGCTGATACAGTCCCGGCTCCTGCTACATAACTGATAATCATTGATTCTCTTTGACAGATTTGGGACACCATTTGCGCCTGGTTGGTGGTAGCACTAACTGCTCTGGGAGAGTGGAGATATTGTACAATAAACTTTGGGGCACGGTTTGTGACGATTCCTGGGATATGGCCGACGCCAATGTTGTCTGCAGACAGCTGGCCTGTGGTTCCGCTCAGTTGGCCCATGGAGCTGCCGCTTTCCCCCAGGGTAACGGTGTTATCTGGCTGGATAAGGTGAAGTGCACCGGAAGTGAATTCTATCTGTCCGACTGCCCCTCCTCATCATTAGCTCAATCTGACTGTAATCACAAGGAAGATGCCAGGGTGATTTGCTCCGGTAAGATCGCACTGTGGTCAACTGTGTACATGACTGGTTGTTTTAGACATTTAGGAACGTCTTTCTGAAGCAAAACACCAGCAATTGAAGCTCATATCATTGTACAATATATTCCACAGGGCCCCAGTTGTCACCGAATTCTCCTCAGTCCACACCTTCAGGTATGTATATCGTCGTTAGAAGTCGGATCAATATTAATGAGGCTGTGATTATTCACAAGCAGTTAATTTATGAATAAGCAATGTTTCCGGTTTGACGGAAACATTAAAAGACTGCAAGGTAGACTGGGTCTGTGTTTAATCTTTCTGTGATCTTATTTTTCAGAACAAGGAGGAGCCACTTCCATACCTCTGTTCATCTGCATGGCCCTGGGAGCGCTGTTAATTGTGGAATTGGTCGCACTGATGGCGATAATCCAGGGAAAGAAGATCAAAAGAAAAGGTCAGCCTCACATTTTACCGCTCAACTACCATGGAAACACGGACCATATACTGGCGAAGCTGCAGTTTATTGtatctggggcagcacagtagcatagtagttggcactgtggcttcacagctgcagggtcccgccttgagtcactgtgcggagtctgcacgttgtcccggtgtctacctgggtttcctccgggtgctccgtgttcctcccaccatcccgaaagacgtgctaaaggtaatttggacattctgaattctcggggcgtttcacagtaacttcattgcaatgttaatgtaagcctacctgtgacaataaaaattattaagaaGAATGTCTCTTGAAGTTGTGATGGAAACATTCTGAACCCTTTATAATTCGTTCCCTTCTGATCCGTATGAATAAAATAGAACAGTAACATTATTTGAAGGGTCGACATTGACGCTCAACTACATCCGCAGGTGTCTGAGACTCCAGAAAGATTCATTTCTTGTAATCATGGAAGATaaatttttattgaactctttCTTCATAACCTGTCGGTTAATCTTCCTTTTTTTGCTGTGTACCTGTTTCTCACTTTCATTACCGAACTCCTTGGGCAGCTTCTGTGCGGTATCCTGGGAGtagaccttctgaattctccaggAATTGGACACCACAACACAAATATTCCACTCACAGCCCAACAACAAACACACCGCTGACCTATAGGTCACTTCTGCCGCAATAACCCAGGACCTGCCCCGTCTCACAGCAAACGGATCTGATCTCCAATTGAGGTGAATTCTCCATGTGACCCGGAACCGAATGATCAGCTGGAATTGAATTTGTCTGACACACTTCTGTACCACTACCCACACCCCGTCTCCCCCTtcatcaccctcacccctcctcaaACACCTCCTTCCGTCTTTCCTGACCTGCCTGTCTGTGCGTcctgtcctgctggaggtgagCAAGTGGCGGGGGGAAATGCAAACATGCACACAGGGATATGGTGATGGATAGAGACAGCAGAGCACCTCCATATTCCAGCCAACTGACCGTATCTATTAACTCTCACCAGATCAGTGGTTGCTTTTAATCGCAGACACTTTCCTGCTAACCGCCTCGTCTCCTCCAACAGGTGCTGTCGATCGGCACTGGGCTTTACCGGCTGATTTGTATCAAGGAATTTATGCAGAGATTGAGAATATTCCACCTGGCTCGATATCCATTCATACAGAGGGTTCAGGTTAGTCACTAAAGGGGCGCAATCGGAGGCGTGCACTGCCTAACGTGAAAGAGTCGTGTCGCGATGCAAATGTTTCTGTCCGTGTCATAACCCGTTAGTCTAGGAAGACCCACGGCGTTCTTTATTTCTCAAAATATGTGCATCGTTGAAAATACCGTGCAGGTTTCCATTTCCCAGCATCCTAAGAGCTGGGTTCGTGAATAATAATCATGTCAGTGGGTAGCCGCCTAATCCAGCGTGAAGTAGTGCAATTGGCGAGGATTCGCACGTGGATCTACTTACAGGGAATGAACCAGAGGAGACAGGGAGAAAATAGGGGAATGCCTAGGCAACAGTGATCTGAATATAATACACTGAAAAAATATAAACCGAGAAGGACAAGGCCGCCATTACAGATTTGAAAAGAGTTGAATTTTAGAAACTGAGAATAAATTTGGGAACATTTTATAGACAGTAACATTGGCAAACAATGAAAATGTCAACAACAGGTAACTTCAAGGATGTTATTGGACAGAGGTCAAGAACCAGATGTAACGCCAAATAAGCTAGAACAAGTTAAAAAACAAATGAGAATCAATGGATGGAATGAGGCAGCATGCAGCAATGAGGACAACGTAAAAATTAGTAATGCAACACGAAGCAAGCTGGGGCAGTGACTCTGGATCAGAGATTCTGCTCACTGTCTCTATAGTAACGGGATGTATCATACAATATTCACTGCTCTAATATCTTACCAATAGTAATGAATTGTTCTGTGGATTATTGTGTGTGACAAGGGCTGCAACAACATTTATTGTTGCCCGGATCGGGTGGCGCTGTTTCTTTCTCTTTGAACCACTTCAGTCCCTGCAGTGAATGTTCTCCCACATGCGCGTCAGATAACAATGTAATTAAGGTTTGATGTTCTGTGCTCCGATATTGCAAACAACCGCTCCAATAACTATCCCTTTCTGTCTTTAACAGTCTCTGCTTCCATTAGCTCCTTCAATCAGCTGGAATATTACACCAATCACAGTTTGTGTGACGTGGAACCTGGATCAGAATATCCTGAAGGTAATTGGACCGGACGTCAGGGTGGGTACATTTCATTGGCTGCCCTGGTGCTTTTTGAACTTCGCCCTCTTCACTGTCTGAAACCCAAgtctctcaccatcctgactccttcactgtcactggttcaatttcctggaactccctcccttccatAACCTGCAGGTGTTCAAGAAGGAGCCTACACCACactgattgcagtggttcaagacggAGCCTACACCACACTAATTGCAGTGATTCAAGACGGAGCCTACACCACACTaattgcagtgattcaagaaggagcCTACACCACACTGATTGAAGTGATCCAAGAAGGAACCTACACCACACTcattgcagtgattcaagaagaagCCTACACCACACTGATTGCAGTGATCCAAGAAGGAACCGACACCACACTGAtttcagtgattcaagaaggagcCTACACCACACTGATTGCAGTGATCCAAGAAGGAGCCTACACCACACTaattgcagtgattcaagaaggaacCGACACCACACTGATTGCAGTGATTCATGAAGGCAGCGTACCATCACCTTCTCTAGGGCAattgggatgggtaataaatgctgaccgagcCAGCCATACTCGCATTCCAagaattaattttattttagaTACCGACATACAAAGCAAAACCCAACAAATACAACCCATGACGCCGCACTATGACTCCAACAAAGATCCACAGTGATTGTAGGAGAGATCGTTTAGATAGAGGATTCAATATGACTTCAGAAGTAAGAGTAAGCCATCCCAACACGACATGGTCCAATAATTCTCTCCCCTCTGACCTCACCACACCAGGAAACGGCCTGCAGTACCTGGATAgatggttttattttattttttagtcAGTATTAGAAATAGATTTAACTGAAAATCTCTATTTTCTCGCAGGTCCAGTTCCGGATGATTATGATGATGTTCAGACTGAATCCGTTGACACTCTGGGTGGTCACATCCTGCTGGACAGTGTTCCTGGTGATGACTTCAGGCTGAGAGCTACCTGCGGTGAGCAGTCCACACTCGGTGAGCTGAATTACTGACAGTCCCACGGTCACCAACTCTCTGTGCACTGGAT
Coding sequences within:
- the LOC119957543 gene encoding deleted in malignant brain tumors 1 protein-like — its product is MYFSGRSKPRLVNGSSPCAGRLEIYSRGSWATVWGNEASRASLDADVVCKELECGSGVAMPLNSHFGEGSGHVIGPPGCGHQQDVGVICSDHKDLRLVSEHSRCSGRLEIQHGEQWGTLCDVDVGLVDANVVCEHLHCGAATATPGGGHFGKGSGPVWKEIYRCRGDESRLWNCSVSPRVEFSCSHENDASVICSDASWSLRLIDGGSRCDGRVEIYYDGAWRRVQDNLWDLNDAHVVCRQLGCGDGIAAYNSSKSGESGRSVWLTDIQCNGNETHLQNCSSSLFNSSLIASTGIGVLCSDHMQLRLSDGGSQCTGRVEVYYNKSWGSVCDDSWDLTDADVVCKQLDCGNALEMSITASCEPDSGPVWLDDLKCSGNESFLWNCPSASWGNHDCSHKEDVRIMCSDHKDLRLVNGGHRCEGRVEIFYNGSWGTVCSDILRSNDAKVICKQLQCGSVQSIQFGAGMFGEGSGPIRQSEMGCTSQESSIWQCVSDSQGVNGCNHRDDAGVVCSGANVTNEPPHSSMDCPPASDLGHHLRLVGGSTNCSGRVEILYNKLWGTVCDDSWDMADANVVCRQLACGSAQLAHGAAAFPQGNGVIWLDKVKCTGSEFYLSDCPSSSLAQSDCNHKEDARVICSGPQLSPNSPQSTPSEQGGATSIPLFICMALGALLIVELVALMAIIQGKKIKRKGAVDRHWALPADLYQGIYAEIENIPPGSISIHTEGSVSASISSFNQLEYYTNHSLCDVEPGSEYPEGPVPDDYDDVQTESVDTLGGHILLDSVPGDDFRLRATCGEQSTLGELNY